One genomic region from Doryrhamphus excisus isolate RoL2022-K1 chromosome 14, RoL_Dexc_1.0, whole genome shotgun sequence encodes:
- the e2f3 gene encoding transcription factor E2F3 isoform X1, producing the protein MLSDEVAVASESDEQVRTEASEDKMDTLEETTSSDPSSHVKEETCESTDQQAPEAKPSLLPLDGHAFEEIVKQEEAVDEIAKEGCNVSVAKKPSTSLPCTGGTGFKYTLRRSRNDASLVLLTQKFVKMLEQAKDGILDLNIVSKYLKASKRRIYDVTNVLEGIKLIKKMYKNHVQWLGGWQQEERVQIVKRLAQEEKTLDELIGKCTRDIHLMCLDDASARFAYLTYEDIQTIPSLREQAVLVIKGPPDTKMEVPHPKESLQIHIKSTRGPVEVFFCSDDPIPMEDTDRVSANDTSDSHMSIISNNDFFLIDTSYALMPLKSEPCL; encoded by the exons ATGCTGAGCGACGAAGTAGCCGTAGCCTCGGAAAGTGACGAGCAGGTCAGAACCGAGGCATCCGAAGACAAAATGGATACATTGGAAGAAACGACATCGAGTGATCCATCCTCTCACGTAAAGGAAGAGACATGTGAGTCAACAGACCAACAGGCTCCAGAGGCCAAACCATCGTTACTGCCCCTGGATGGGCATGCATTTGAGGAGATAGTCAAG CAGGAAGAAGCTGTTGATGAAATCGCTAAGGAGGGTTGCAATGTATCCGTAGCCAAGAAGCCCAGCACGTCACTGCCTTGCACAGGAGGAACAG GTTTCAAATATACTTTGAGAAGATCGCGGAACGACGCTTCACTCGTTTTATTGACACAGAAGTTTGTAAAGATGCTAGAGCAGGCGAAAGATGGCATTTTGGACCTTAACATCGTCAGCAAGTACCTCAAAGCCTCTAAGAGACGCATCTATGACGTCACAAACGTCCTGGAGGGGATCAAACTCATCAAAAAGATGTATAAGAATCACGTGCAGTGGTT GGGCGGTTGGCAGCAAGAAGAGAGAGTGCAAATAGTAAAGAGGCTTGCTCAAGAAGAGAAGACATTGGATGAGCTGATCGGGAAATGCACACGTGATATTCATCTGATGTGTTTGGATGACGCCAGCGCCAGAT TTGCCTACTTGACGTACGAGGACATTCAAACCATTCCCAGCCTCAGAGAGCAGGCTGTGTTGGTGATCAAAGGTCCCCCAGACACAAAGATGGAGGTTCCGCACCCAAAAGAG AGCCTCCAGATCCACATCAAGAGCACTCGGGGCCCAGTTGAGGTGTTTTTCTGCTCAGACGATCCTATACCAATGGAAGACACAGACAGGGTCTCAGCCAATGACACCAGCGACAGCCACATGTCCATCATTAGTAACAATGACTTCTTTTTAATAGACACGTCCTATGCGCTGATGCCTCTCAAAAGTGAGCCTTGTTTATGA
- the e2f3 gene encoding transcription factor E2F3 isoform X2 codes for MLQEEAVDEIAKEGCNVSVAKKPSTSLPCTGGTGFKYTLRRSRNDASLVLLTQKFVKMLEQAKDGILDLNIVSKYLKASKRRIYDVTNVLEGIKLIKKMYKNHVQWLGGWQQEERVQIVKRLAQEEKTLDELIGKCTRDIHLMCLDDASARFAYLTYEDIQTIPSLREQAVLVIKGPPDTKMEVPHPKESLQIHIKSTRGPVEVFFCSDDPIPMEDTDRVSANDTSDSHMSIISNNDFFLIDTSYALMPLKSEPCL; via the exons atgctc CAGGAAGAAGCTGTTGATGAAATCGCTAAGGAGGGTTGCAATGTATCCGTAGCCAAGAAGCCCAGCACGTCACTGCCTTGCACAGGAGGAACAG GTTTCAAATATACTTTGAGAAGATCGCGGAACGACGCTTCACTCGTTTTATTGACACAGAAGTTTGTAAAGATGCTAGAGCAGGCGAAAGATGGCATTTTGGACCTTAACATCGTCAGCAAGTACCTCAAAGCCTCTAAGAGACGCATCTATGACGTCACAAACGTCCTGGAGGGGATCAAACTCATCAAAAAGATGTATAAGAATCACGTGCAGTGGTT GGGCGGTTGGCAGCAAGAAGAGAGAGTGCAAATAGTAAAGAGGCTTGCTCAAGAAGAGAAGACATTGGATGAGCTGATCGGGAAATGCACACGTGATATTCATCTGATGTGTTTGGATGACGCCAGCGCCAGAT TTGCCTACTTGACGTACGAGGACATTCAAACCATTCCCAGCCTCAGAGAGCAGGCTGTGTTGGTGATCAAAGGTCCCCCAGACACAAAGATGGAGGTTCCGCACCCAAAAGAG AGCCTCCAGATCCACATCAAGAGCACTCGGGGCCCAGTTGAGGTGTTTTTCTGCTCAGACGATCCTATACCAATGGAAGACACAGACAGGGTCTCAGCCAATGACACCAGCGACAGCCACATGTCCATCATTAGTAACAATGACTTCTTTTTAATAGACACGTCCTATGCGCTGATGCCTCTCAAAAGTGAGCCTTGTTTATGA
- the maco1a gene encoding macoilin-1 isoform X2 produces MIVKTEHSRDDTFLYLKFLVVWVLVLLADFVLEFRFEYLWPFWLFLRSVYDSYRYQGLAFSFFFVFVALTSDIICLLLIPVQWLFFAASTYVWVQYVWHTERGVCLPTVSLWILFVYIEAAIRFKDLKNFHVDLCRPFAAHCIGYPVVTLGFGFKSYVSYKMRLRKQKEVQKENEFYMELLQQALPPEQQMLQRQEREAEEAKGISEAEPPVTSQNGGPPGKKSTPVPLPELEYREKGKDSTAKEREGKKQNSIGINNNIIHSLDSKLQETEYIENYIRAKKLSNDVAGDNAHGDTNANAASKEEAVGSGKNYKNASGGGISNSPPRNHSFSNGSVQMGSSASKSEKKQKGNGKSQKDPVENCIPNNQLGKVDALVRLEQDVKRLKADLQANRQLESDLRCQLSTLSSQDRSLRSELGQLRQDNDLLQNKLHGAVQAKQKDKQTISQLEKRLKAEQEARTLAEKQLADERKKKKMEEATAARAVALAAATRVESTDSLRGRIRELETECKKLSLDMKLKEEQIRDLEGKCQELRKYKENEKDTEVLMSALSAMQEKTQHLENSLSAETRIKLDLFSALGDAKRQLEIAQGQIHQREQEIAELKQKIAEVMAVMPSLAYSSDSSNLSPVTPHYSSKFMDNSPSSLDPNASVYQPLKK; encoded by the exons ATGATTGTAAAGACAGAGCACAGTAGAGACGA TACATTTCTGTATCTGAAGTTCCTGGTGGTGTGGGTGCTGGTTTTGCTGGCTGACTTTGTGCTGGAGTTCAGGTTTGAGTACCTGTGGCCCTTCTGGCTTTTCCTCCGCAGCGTCTATGATTCCTACAGATATCAAGGACtg GCATTCTCGTTCTTCTTCGTATTTGTGGCATTAACGTCAGACATCATTTGCCTCCTCCTCATCCCCGTTCAGTGGCTGTTCTTTGCTGCCAGTACTTACGTATGGGTCCAGTATGTGTGGCACACAG AGAGAGGCGTGTGTCTACCCACTGTATCGCTGTGGATCTTGTTTGTGTACATCGAAGCTGCCATCCGCTTTAAGGATCTGAAGAATTTTCATGTTGACTTGTGTCGACCTTTTGCTGCTCACTG TATCGGCTACCCAGTTGTTACCCTAGGCTTCGGCTTCAAGAGCTACGTTAGCTACAAGATGCGACTAAGAAAACAGAAGGAGGTGCAAAAGGAGAATGAGTTCTACATGGAGCTGCTACAACAGGCTCTACCTCCAGAGCAGCAGATGCTACAGCGACAAGAGAGGGAAGCAGAGGAGG CCAAAGGGATTTCAGAGGCGGAACCCCCAGTAACGTCACAAAACGGGGGACCTCCCGGTAAGAAAAGCACTCCAGTACCATTGCCAGAGCTGGAATATCGGGAAAAAGGGAAGGACAGCACTGCAAAAGAGCGGGAagggaaaaagcaaaacagtatTGGAATCAATAACAACATTATACACTCACTGGACTCCAAACTACAGGAGACGGAATACATTGAAAACTACATCAGGGCAAAGAAACTGAGTAACGACGTGGCGGGAGATAACGCACATGGTGACACCAATGCAAATGCCGCTTCCAAGGAGGAAGCGGTGGGAAGTGGGAAGAACTACAAAAATGCTTCCGGAGGTGGCATCTCCAATTCGCCTCCCCGGAATCACAGTTTTAGCAACGGCAGTGTTCAAATGGGTTCCTCGGCCAGTAAGAGTGAGAAAAAGCAGAAGGGGAACGGGAAAAGTCAGAAGGATCCTGTGGAGAACTGCATCCCGAACAACCAGCTGGGAAAAGTGGATGCTTTAGTACG GCTGGAGCAGGACGTAAAGCGCCTAAAGGCGGACCTCCAGGCCAACAGGCAGCTAGAGTCGGACCTGCGGTGTCAGCTGTCCACTCTTAGCAGCCAAGATCGCAGCCTCCGCTCCGAATTGGGCCAGCTCCGACAGGACAACGACCTGCTCCAGAACAA GCTCCACGGTGCCGTCCAGGCCAAACAGAAGGACAAGCAGACCATCTCCCAGCTGGAGAAGAGACTAAAAGCTGAGCAGGAGGCTCGCACATTGGCTGAAAAACAGCTGGCAGACgagaggaaaaagaagaagatggaggagGCGACAGCTGCCAGAGCGGTGGCTTTGGCAGCAGCCACAAG AGTGGAGTCCACTGATTCCCTGCGTGGTCGAATTAGAGAGCTGGAGACAGAGTGCAAGAAGCTCAGCCTGGACATGAAACTCAAGGAGGAGCAGATTAGGGATCTGGAGGGCAAGTGTCAG GAGTTGCGGAAGTATAAAGAAAATGAGAAGGACACCGAGGTGCTGATGTCTGCACTGTCAGCCATGCAGGAGAAGACGCAGCACCTGGAGAACAGCCTCAGTGCCGAGACCAGGATCAAGCTGGATCTCTTTTCTGCACTGGGGGACGCTAAGCGGCAGCTGGAGATAGCGCAAG GCCAGATCCACCAGAGGGAGCAAGAGATTGCAGAGCTCAAGCAGAAGATAGCTGAGGTGATGGCAGTGATGCCCAGCCTCGCCTACTCGTCTGACAGCAGCAACCTGAGCCCGGTGACCCCCCACTACTCCTCCAAGTTCATGGACAATAGTCCCTCTTCTCTGGACCCGAATGCCTCAGTCTACCAGCCCCTCAAAAAATGA
- the srfbp1 gene encoding serum response factor-binding protein 1: MISPEAKFEEMVPNTDEEEKGEEVGEQVQVKGANQEKEDVRGEAEVEKDNVREEEDVGGEAKQDTEVGDSGKEKELVAEHSTDKHKKRAQTKDKNQPGVLNLNNEVVNMRNEMKRVRALITRKLIRQIAVLKKKKGKEADIERNQRRAARLIEEIHAMKELQPDRVTKTALQTTLDFDQVCKNPKATMSDRAVARIASHPQFNKRIENIKAAVQAFSDERRNAGKQGETNAKVKKEDAEKVEKVVKGENVSAGVEEMTDSDAGALTDDSDKDTVEQAQAIPAKKKLKKDTQSVRPPSTKKSDLNEQVQKTQEKGLFFKKDTQSVRPASVKKSDFNEQVRKTQEKGPENKPKLVSELPQMKKEAESDSERSDDDEDKSVFDNSTVKPKPVPETTQPKQDDQSDSEISDDEDKPYFDDSTEERFHKQSSQSEESDGDNDFFVGKVSKFKKKKNEGEKAEVHTGKKETLKPADKIQSELDELESRLKAKAPKLQTVFCSLSQSKPNRGRGGNSFRGRGKPMGRGSRDYDKPNRFRKEDKEATDKTRRFQPDTPFRGRGRGIDRRQHDRRGGGGFSHQAPQQALHPSWEASKKRKEQQGQILAFQGKKIKFDDD, from the exons ATGATCAGCCCTGAGGCCAAGTTTGAGGAAATGGTGCCCAATACTGATGAGGAGGAGAAGGGAGAAGAAGTGGGAGAACAGGTACAAGTAAAAGGAGCCAACCAAGAGAAGGAAGATGTGAGAGGAGAGGCAGAGGTTGAGAAAGATAATGTCAGAGAAGAGGAAGATGTTGGAGGAGAGGCAAAACAAGACACTGAAGTGGGGGACAGTGGCAAGGAAAAGGAATTGGTGGCAGAACATTCCACAGATAAACACAAAAAGCGTGCCCAAACTAAAGACAAAAATCAGCCAGGGGTCCTAAACTTGAACAACGAGGTGGTGAATATGAGGAACGAGATGAAGAGGGTGAGGGCACTCATTACCAGGAAGCTCATACGCCAGATTGctgtgctgaagaagaagaagggcaAAGAGGCGGACATTGAGCGGAATCAAAGGAGAGCTGCCAGACTAATAGAGGAGATCCATGCAATGAAAGAACTCCAACCAGACCGT GTGACCAAGACAGCCTTACAAACAACTCTAGACTTTGATCAGGTGTGCAAGAACCCAAAGGCCACTATGTCCGACCGGGCTGTGGCTCGCATCGCTTCGCACCCACAGTTCAATAAGAGGATTGAGAACATTAAGGCTGCTGTGCAAGCCTTCAGCGATGAGAGGAGGAATGCAGGAAAGCAGGGAGAAACAAATGCAAAGGTGAAAAAGGAAGATGctgaaaaggtagaaaaagtggtGAAGGGTGAAAATGTAAGTGCGGGAGTCGAGGAAATGACTGACAGTGACGCAGGAGCCCTAACAGACGACTCTGACAAGGATACTGTAGAACAGGCTCAAGCTATTCCTGCTAAGAAGAAACTTAAAAAGGACACTCAAAGTGTAAGGCCACCATCAACCAAAAAGAGTGACCTTAATGAACAGGTTCAGAAAACACAagaaaagggtttattttttaaaaaggacacTCAAAGTGTAAGGCCAGCATCAGTCAAAAAGAGTGACTTTAATGAACAGGTTCGGAAAACACAAGAAAAGGGTCCAGAAAATAAACCTAAACTGGTGTCTGAGCTGCCTCAGATGAAAAAGGAGGCAGAGAGCGATTCAGAGAGATCTGATGACGATGAGGACAAATCGGTCTTTGACAACAGTACTGTGAAACCCAAACCGGTTCCTGAGACGACGCAGCCAAAACAAGATGACCAGAGCGATTCTGAGATATCAGACGATGAGGACAAACCCTATTTTGACGACAGCACGGAGGAACGCTTCCACAAACAGTCATCCCAGTCAGAGGAGAGCGATGGCGATAATGACTTTTTTGTGGGCAAAGTGAGCAAAttcaagaaaaagaagaatgaGGGGGAGAAAGCGGAGGTGCACAcaggaaaaaaggaaacattAAAACCAGCAGATAAGATTCAGAGTGAACTAGATGAGCTTGAGTCAAGGTTAAAGGCCAAAGCACCCAAACTTCAGACTGTCTTCTGCTCTTTGTCTCAGTCAAAACCAAACAGGGGCAGAGGAGGGAATTCATTTAGGGGGCGAGGGAAACCGATGGGCAGAGGAAGTCGTGATTATGATAAACCCAACAGGTTCCGGAAGGAAGACAAAGAAGCAACAGACAAGACAAGACGTTTCCAGCCTGACACACCCTTCAGAGGGCGTGGCCGTGGCATTGATCGCAGGCAACATGATCGCAGAGGTGGCGGTGGCTTTTCCCATCAGGCACCACAACAGGCCCTTCATCCCTCATGGGAGGCCAGTAAGAAAAGAAAGGAGCAGCAGGGGCAAATTTTGGCTTTTCAAGGAAAGAAGATTAAGTTTGATGATGACTGA
- the maco1a gene encoding macoilin-1 isoform X1, producing the protein MKRRNADCSKLRRPLKRNRITEGIYSSTFLYLKFLVVWVLVLLADFVLEFRFEYLWPFWLFLRSVYDSYRYQGLAFSFFFVFVALTSDIICLLLIPVQWLFFAASTYVWVQYVWHTERGVCLPTVSLWILFVYIEAAIRFKDLKNFHVDLCRPFAAHCIGYPVVTLGFGFKSYVSYKMRLRKQKEVQKENEFYMELLQQALPPEQQMLQRQEREAEEAKGISEAEPPVTSQNGGPPGKKSTPVPLPELEYREKGKDSTAKEREGKKQNSIGINNNIIHSLDSKLQETEYIENYIRAKKLSNDVAGDNAHGDTNANAASKEEAVGSGKNYKNASGGGISNSPPRNHSFSNGSVQMGSSASKSEKKQKGNGKSQKDPVENCIPNNQLGKVDALVRLEQDVKRLKADLQANRQLESDLRCQLSTLSSQDRSLRSELGQLRQDNDLLQNKLHGAVQAKQKDKQTISQLEKRLKAEQEARTLAEKQLADERKKKKMEEATAARAVALAAATRVESTDSLRGRIRELETECKKLSLDMKLKEEQIRDLEGKCQELRKYKENEKDTEVLMSALSAMQEKTQHLENSLSAETRIKLDLFSALGDAKRQLEIAQGQIHQREQEIAELKQKIAEVMAVMPSLAYSSDSSNLSPVTPHYSSKFMDNSPSSLDPNASVYQPLKK; encoded by the exons ATGAAGCGGCGCAATGCGGACTGCAGCAAACTCAGACGGCCGTTAAAACGGAACCGAATCACCGAGGGTATATATAGCAG TACATTTCTGTATCTGAAGTTCCTGGTGGTGTGGGTGCTGGTTTTGCTGGCTGACTTTGTGCTGGAGTTCAGGTTTGAGTACCTGTGGCCCTTCTGGCTTTTCCTCCGCAGCGTCTATGATTCCTACAGATATCAAGGACtg GCATTCTCGTTCTTCTTCGTATTTGTGGCATTAACGTCAGACATCATTTGCCTCCTCCTCATCCCCGTTCAGTGGCTGTTCTTTGCTGCCAGTACTTACGTATGGGTCCAGTATGTGTGGCACACAG AGAGAGGCGTGTGTCTACCCACTGTATCGCTGTGGATCTTGTTTGTGTACATCGAAGCTGCCATCCGCTTTAAGGATCTGAAGAATTTTCATGTTGACTTGTGTCGACCTTTTGCTGCTCACTG TATCGGCTACCCAGTTGTTACCCTAGGCTTCGGCTTCAAGAGCTACGTTAGCTACAAGATGCGACTAAGAAAACAGAAGGAGGTGCAAAAGGAGAATGAGTTCTACATGGAGCTGCTACAACAGGCTCTACCTCCAGAGCAGCAGATGCTACAGCGACAAGAGAGGGAAGCAGAGGAGG CCAAAGGGATTTCAGAGGCGGAACCCCCAGTAACGTCACAAAACGGGGGACCTCCCGGTAAGAAAAGCACTCCAGTACCATTGCCAGAGCTGGAATATCGGGAAAAAGGGAAGGACAGCACTGCAAAAGAGCGGGAagggaaaaagcaaaacagtatTGGAATCAATAACAACATTATACACTCACTGGACTCCAAACTACAGGAGACGGAATACATTGAAAACTACATCAGGGCAAAGAAACTGAGTAACGACGTGGCGGGAGATAACGCACATGGTGACACCAATGCAAATGCCGCTTCCAAGGAGGAAGCGGTGGGAAGTGGGAAGAACTACAAAAATGCTTCCGGAGGTGGCATCTCCAATTCGCCTCCCCGGAATCACAGTTTTAGCAACGGCAGTGTTCAAATGGGTTCCTCGGCCAGTAAGAGTGAGAAAAAGCAGAAGGGGAACGGGAAAAGTCAGAAGGATCCTGTGGAGAACTGCATCCCGAACAACCAGCTGGGAAAAGTGGATGCTTTAGTACG GCTGGAGCAGGACGTAAAGCGCCTAAAGGCGGACCTCCAGGCCAACAGGCAGCTAGAGTCGGACCTGCGGTGTCAGCTGTCCACTCTTAGCAGCCAAGATCGCAGCCTCCGCTCCGAATTGGGCCAGCTCCGACAGGACAACGACCTGCTCCAGAACAA GCTCCACGGTGCCGTCCAGGCCAAACAGAAGGACAAGCAGACCATCTCCCAGCTGGAGAAGAGACTAAAAGCTGAGCAGGAGGCTCGCACATTGGCTGAAAAACAGCTGGCAGACgagaggaaaaagaagaagatggaggagGCGACAGCTGCCAGAGCGGTGGCTTTGGCAGCAGCCACAAG AGTGGAGTCCACTGATTCCCTGCGTGGTCGAATTAGAGAGCTGGAGACAGAGTGCAAGAAGCTCAGCCTGGACATGAAACTCAAGGAGGAGCAGATTAGGGATCTGGAGGGCAAGTGTCAG GAGTTGCGGAAGTATAAAGAAAATGAGAAGGACACCGAGGTGCTGATGTCTGCACTGTCAGCCATGCAGGAGAAGACGCAGCACCTGGAGAACAGCCTCAGTGCCGAGACCAGGATCAAGCTGGATCTCTTTTCTGCACTGGGGGACGCTAAGCGGCAGCTGGAGATAGCGCAAG GCCAGATCCACCAGAGGGAGCAAGAGATTGCAGAGCTCAAGCAGAAGATAGCTGAGGTGATGGCAGTGATGCCCAGCCTCGCCTACTCGTCTGACAGCAGCAACCTGAGCCCGGTGACCCCCCACTACTCCTCCAAGTTCATGGACAATAGTCCCTCTTCTCTGGACCCGAATGCCTCAGTCTACCAGCCCCTCAAAAAATGA
- the maco1a gene encoding macoilin-1 isoform X3, whose protein sequence is MRLRKQKEVQKENEFYMELLQQALPPEQQMLQRQEREAEEAKGISEAEPPVTSQNGGPPGKKSTPVPLPELEYREKGKDSTAKEREGKKQNSIGINNNIIHSLDSKLQETEYIENYIRAKKLSNDVAGDNAHGDTNANAASKEEAVGSGKNYKNASGGGISNSPPRNHSFSNGSVQMGSSASKSEKKQKGNGKSQKDPVENCIPNNQLGKVDALVRLEQDVKRLKADLQANRQLESDLRCQLSTLSSQDRSLRSELGQLRQDNDLLQNKLHGAVQAKQKDKQTISQLEKRLKAEQEARTLAEKQLADERKKKKMEEATAARAVALAAATRVESTDSLRGRIRELETECKKLSLDMKLKEEQIRDLEGKCQELRKYKENEKDTEVLMSALSAMQEKTQHLENSLSAETRIKLDLFSALGDAKRQLEIAQGQIHQREQEIAELKQKIAEVMAVMPSLAYSSDSSNLSPVTPHYSSKFMDNSPSSLDPNASVYQPLKK, encoded by the exons ATGCGACTAAGAAAACAGAAGGAGGTGCAAAAGGAGAATGAGTTCTACATGGAGCTGCTACAACAGGCTCTACCTCCAGAGCAGCAGATGCTACAGCGACAAGAGAGGGAAGCAGAGGAGG CCAAAGGGATTTCAGAGGCGGAACCCCCAGTAACGTCACAAAACGGGGGACCTCCCGGTAAGAAAAGCACTCCAGTACCATTGCCAGAGCTGGAATATCGGGAAAAAGGGAAGGACAGCACTGCAAAAGAGCGGGAagggaaaaagcaaaacagtatTGGAATCAATAACAACATTATACACTCACTGGACTCCAAACTACAGGAGACGGAATACATTGAAAACTACATCAGGGCAAAGAAACTGAGTAACGACGTGGCGGGAGATAACGCACATGGTGACACCAATGCAAATGCCGCTTCCAAGGAGGAAGCGGTGGGAAGTGGGAAGAACTACAAAAATGCTTCCGGAGGTGGCATCTCCAATTCGCCTCCCCGGAATCACAGTTTTAGCAACGGCAGTGTTCAAATGGGTTCCTCGGCCAGTAAGAGTGAGAAAAAGCAGAAGGGGAACGGGAAAAGTCAGAAGGATCCTGTGGAGAACTGCATCCCGAACAACCAGCTGGGAAAAGTGGATGCTTTAGTACG GCTGGAGCAGGACGTAAAGCGCCTAAAGGCGGACCTCCAGGCCAACAGGCAGCTAGAGTCGGACCTGCGGTGTCAGCTGTCCACTCTTAGCAGCCAAGATCGCAGCCTCCGCTCCGAATTGGGCCAGCTCCGACAGGACAACGACCTGCTCCAGAACAA GCTCCACGGTGCCGTCCAGGCCAAACAGAAGGACAAGCAGACCATCTCCCAGCTGGAGAAGAGACTAAAAGCTGAGCAGGAGGCTCGCACATTGGCTGAAAAACAGCTGGCAGACgagaggaaaaagaagaagatggaggagGCGACAGCTGCCAGAGCGGTGGCTTTGGCAGCAGCCACAAG AGTGGAGTCCACTGATTCCCTGCGTGGTCGAATTAGAGAGCTGGAGACAGAGTGCAAGAAGCTCAGCCTGGACATGAAACTCAAGGAGGAGCAGATTAGGGATCTGGAGGGCAAGTGTCAG GAGTTGCGGAAGTATAAAGAAAATGAGAAGGACACCGAGGTGCTGATGTCTGCACTGTCAGCCATGCAGGAGAAGACGCAGCACCTGGAGAACAGCCTCAGTGCCGAGACCAGGATCAAGCTGGATCTCTTTTCTGCACTGGGGGACGCTAAGCGGCAGCTGGAGATAGCGCAAG GCCAGATCCACCAGAGGGAGCAAGAGATTGCAGAGCTCAAGCAGAAGATAGCTGAGGTGATGGCAGTGATGCCCAGCCTCGCCTACTCGTCTGACAGCAGCAACCTGAGCCCGGTGACCCCCCACTACTCCTCCAAGTTCATGGACAATAGTCCCTCTTCTCTGGACCCGAATGCCTCAGTCTACCAGCCCCTCAAAAAATGA